From a region of the Dictyostelium discoideum AX4 chromosome 2 chromosome, whole genome shotgun sequence genome:
- a CDS encoding hypothetical protein (Similar to Dictyostelium discoideum (Slime mold). MigA), with the protein MFLETKNNNNNNLNNKLIRNKIKKDKMVSQGKNKLIQKYSSDFSYYFNNQELSDIIIQVSENGYLDEDVLTMKPIPINIKNDKKPTFEEIIELINQRNNCLNNSNKIKNDETNRIDYFYTHKFVLSARSPVFMKMLSCQMMESNSVIITSHFPRSIFYILLKFLYSGKVEMNATNVLEVLAIADYYQLEDLKDFCGKYSLQTCIDGELDICRVLYASEQYGLEKIKQLCLDYISQHSMDILLSSPNWHLLSEENLIEILEQDNLRVPEVEIFDSLVRWAEKQYSILLDLDPSLGDSINKPDFLKKKLSKPLKSIRFASMFPYQLSSHIEKTNLVDKEILYEAYRYCAAQIPTSINSSSCELRQGVKEFTFQFNGDTNGVLYYFGTCEDMEDYESPVTRKVVTVTSSTMSIGYPHPFVGRQSTNMYTDKEENSFFCVDLGVKHVLCPTYYSLRYGGDSQGSIYAAPKNWQLLGSLDGQEWTLLRDHSNDLSLKDGYGIAGWDVKSIHSYRYLKILQTGPNQRDGNELCLCCFEVYGRLVSLEDDNNNTTCSSLTDGESDDDEMKNTTSHIDDDDSDNEDVNDNNNGDDSDETNNENDDDMDDN; encoded by the coding sequence atgtttttagaaactaaaaataataataataataatttaaataataaattaattagaaataaaataaaaaaagataaaatggTATCACaaggtaaaaataaattaattcaaaaatataGTTCAGatttttcatattattttaataatcaagaATTATCAGATATAATAATACAAGTTTCAGAGAATGGATATTTAGATGAAGATGTATTAACAATGAAACCAATtccaataaatataaaaaacgataaaaaaccaacatttgaagaaattattgaattaataaatcaaagaaataattgtttaaataatagtaataaaataaaaaatgatgaaacaaATAGAATcgattatttttatacacATAAATTTGTATTATCAGCACGTTCACCAGTATTTATGAAAATGTTATCATGTCAAATGATGGAATCGAATTCAGTTATAATTACATCACATTTTCCAAGgtcaatattttatatattattaaagtttttataTAGTGGAAAGGTTGAAATGAATGCTACAAACGTGTTGGAGGTATTGGCGATTGctgattattatcaattagaGGATTTAAAGGATTTTTGTGGTAAATATTCATTACAAACTTGTATAGATGGTGAATTGGATATTTGTAGGGTATTGTATGCTTCCGAACAGTATGGACTTGAAAAGATAAAGCAATTATGTTTAGATTATATTTCACAGCATTCAATGGATATATTACTGTCGTCACCAAATTGGCATTTATTAAGTGAAGAGAATTTAATAGAGATTTTAGAACAAGACAATCTTCGTGTACCAGAGGTGGAAATCTTTGATTCTTTAGTTCGTTGGGCAGAGAAGCAGTATAGTATACTATTGGATTTAGATCCTTCCCTAGGTGATTCAATCAATAAACCTGATTTTCTAAAGAAAAAACTATCAAAACCATTGAAATCAATTAGATTTGCAAGTATGTTTCCTTATCAACTTTCATCACATATTGAAAAGACAAATTTGGTAGATAAGGAGATCCTATATGAAGCTTATCGTTATTGTGCAGCTCAAATTCCAACTAGTATTAATAGTTCAAGTTGTGAATTAAGACAAGGTGTAAAGGAGTTTACATTTCAATTCAATGGTGATACAAATGgtgttttatattattttggtaCTTGTGAAGATATGGAAGACTATGAAAGTCCTGTCACGAGAAAGGTTGTAACCGTAACAAGCTCCACCATGAGTATTGGTTATCCTCATCCATTCGTTGGTAGACAATCGACCAATATGTACACTGATAAGGAAGAGAATAGTTTTTTCTGTGTGGATTTAGGTGTTAAACATGTACTATGTCCAACTTATTACTCGTTGAGATATGGTGGTGATTCTCAAGGTTCAATCTATGCAGCTCCAAAGAATTGGCAATTGTTGGGTAGTTTAGATGGTCAAGAATGGACACTCCTTAGAGATCACTCAAATGATCTCTCCTTAAAGGATGGTTATGGTATCGCTGGTTGGGATGTTAAAAGTATTCATTCCTATCGTTATTTAAAAATCCTTCAAACTGGTCCAAATCAACGTGATGGTAATGAACTTTGTTTATGTTGTTTCGAAGTTTATGGTCGTTTAGTCTCTTTagaagatgataataacaatacaaCATGTTCAAGTTTAACAGATGGTgaaagtgatgatgatgaaatgaaaaatacAACTTCACATATtgacgatgatgatagtGACAATGAAGATGTCAATGACAATAACAATGGCGATGATAGTGATGAAACTAATAATGAAAACGATGATGATATGGatgataattaa
- the idhM gene encoding isocitrate dehydrogenase (NADP+) (Similar to NADP+~Similar to NADP+) translates to MISNISKKILSNSSKFIQQQSYSTKRIKVTGPVVEMDGDEQTRIMWESIKSKLIFPYVDITPEYYDLGLPNRDATNDQVTIDAANAIKRAKIGVKCATITPDEARVKEFGLKEMWKSPNGTIRNILDGTVFRGPIICKNLPLLVPGWKKPIIIGRHAHGDQYKATDFVVNGPGKLEMIFTPSQGEPIKKVIYDFKGSGVAMGMYNTTSSITAFAHSCFQYAIDKKYPLYLSTKNTILKKYDGQFKDIFQEIYEREYSTKFGELGIWYEHRLIDDMVAFALKSEGGFVWACKNYDGDVQSDIVAQGYGSLGLMTSVLTNADGVFASEASHGTVTRHFREHQKGNETSTNSVASIFAWTSALGQRGKLDNNKDLVKFAQDMEKACVESIESGFMTKDLAICIKGNQVKRSNYLNTEEYINKVAEFYNKIK, encoded by the coding sequence ccacaaaaagaattaaagtAACAGGACCAGTTGTTGAAATGGATGGTGATGAACAAACTAGAATTATGTgggaatcaattaaatcaaaattaattttcccATATGTTGATATTACACCAGAATATTATGATTTAGGTTTACCAAATCGTGATGCAACCAATGATCAAGTTACAATTGATGCAGCCAATGCAATTAAGAGAGCAAAGATTGGTGTTAAATGTGCAACCATCACACCGGATGAAGCACGTGTAAAAGAGTTTGGATTAAAGGAGATGTGGAAATCACCAAACGGTACCATTCGTAATATTTTGGATGGTACAGTATTCAGAGGACCAATCATTTGTAAGAATTTACCATTGTTAGTACCAGGTTGGAAGAAACCAATCATCATTGGTCGTCATGCTCATGGTGATCAATACAAAGCCACCGATTTCGTTGTTAACGGTCCAGGTAAATTAGAGATGATTTTCACACCAAGTCAAGGCGAGCCAATTAAAAAGGTGATCTATGATTTCAAAGGTTCAGGTGTTGCAATGGGTATGTATAATACAACTAGCTCAATCACTGCTTTCGCTCATAGTTGTTTCCAATACGCTATCGATAAAAAGTATCCATTATATCTCTCCACAAAGAACACAATTCTCAAGAAATACGACGGTCAATTCAAAGACATTTTCCAAGAGATCTACGAAAGAGAATACAGCACTAAATTTGGTGAATTGGGTATTTGGTATGAACATAGACTCATTGATGATATGGTTGCTTTTGCACTCAAGAGTGAGGGTGGTTTCGTTTGGGCTTGTAAAAACTATGATGGTGATGTTCAATCAGATATCGTCGCCCAAGGTTATGGTAGTTTAGGTCTTATGACTTCAGTATTAACCAATGCTGATGGAGTTTTCGCAAGTGAAGCCTCCCATGGTACTGTCACTAGACATTTCCGTGAACATCAAAAAGGTAATGAAACTAGTACCAATTCTGTTGCTTCCATTTTCGCTTGGACAAGTGCACTTGGTCAACGTGGTAAATTAGATAACAATAAAGATCTCGTTAAATTCGCTCAAGATATGGAAAAAGCATGtgttgaatcaattgaatctgGTTTCATGACTAAAGATTTAGCAATTTGTATCAAAGGAAACCAAGTTAAAAGATCAAATTACTTAAATACTGAAGAATATATTAACAAAGTTGctgaattttataataaaattaaataa
- the aslE gene encoding hypothetical protein, which yields MFKLSDPFDYENDCKYSQINPISFWDEVAKKYAHWDKMYDKVYSSDGMYPDWFKGGELNTCYNVLDKHVKNPSKRDQDALIYECPFIKKTIKLTYFQLYEKVCEFSRVLLNLNISKNDNVLIYMANTLEPIIALLSCARIGATFIVLYDGYPVKSLIDRIDTFTPKLIITSNCGILNDEIITFTSDLKDAIQLSTFKPNHVITHFRNNEDIEFNDSIIIGTIPIIPNTLDWDKEIQKIKDNNQKPFYEYVPVESSHPLSIYFPSGTSGNYKAIVRSNGGSIVGLAYSWFSCISKKDETVYLSHSSIGWATFHLGLFGSLGLGNTMVMFEGDIMKPIHYEHYLWATIEKHKINTFLTSPKTIRYLIKNDPDASKIKSKYDLSSLVSIWTSGEVIEQSIPEYIESKLKCRSSNLYGQTESGCALLFNYKRIITKQNNTLINPTPFLKPSIFSEDGIELPENQVGEVAFKLPLPPSFATTFYKNELLYKKMFNKFPGYYNSGDLGFKNENDYYGIVSRADDQINSRGFYVLLNEIETSILKHPLVLECCSIGIHHQDLANVPIGLLVLNQQQPDNSSLSSSSSSSLIDLKNQINEIIKNDMDYYSELSKIIIVPQLPKTKTGKIPRQIISKFLNEPNYQLLDSTFDRKVFYSIKELYEKNL from the exons atgtttaaattaaGTGACCCTTTTGATTATGAAAATGATTGCAAATACTCTCAAATAAATCCAATTTCATTTTGGGATGAAGTTGCAAAAAAATATGCCCACTG ggataAAATGTATGATAAAGTTTATAGTAGTGATGGAATGTATCCAGATTGGTTTAAAGGTGGAGAATTAAATACATGTTATAATGTTTTAGATAAACATGTTAAAAATCCTTCAAAAAGAGATCAAGATGCATTAATTTATGAATGTCCATTTATAaagaaaacaattaaattaacatATTTCCAATTATATGAAAAAGTATGTGAATTTTCAAGagtacttttaaatttaaatatatcaaaaaatgataatgttttaatttatatggCAAATACATTAGAACCAATAATTGCATTGTTATCATGTGCTCGTATTGGTGCAACATTTATAGTATTATACGATGGTTATCCAGTTAAAAGTTTGATTGATAGAATTGACACATTTacaccaaaattaattattacatCAAATTGtggtattttaaatgatgaaattattacATTTACATCAGATTTAAAAGATGCAATCCAattatcaacttttaaaCCAAATCATGTTATTACTCATTTTAGaaataatgaagatattGAATTCAATGATAGTATTATTATAGGAACCATACCAATCATACCAAATACATTAGATTGGGacaaagaaattcaaaaaataaaagataataatcaaaaaccATTCTATGAATATGTACCAGTAGAATCAAGTCATCCACTAAGTATTTATTTCCCAAGTGGTACATCTGGTAATTATAAAGCAATTGTAAGAAGTAATGGTGGTAGTATAGTTGGACTGGCTTATAGTTGGTTTAGTTGTATTTCtaaaaaagatgaaacaGTTTACCTTTCACACTCAAGTATTGGATGGGCTACTTTTCATTTGGGATTATTTGGATCATTAGGACTTGGAAATACAATGGTGATGTTTGAAGGCGACATTATGAAACCAATTCATTATGAACATTATTTATGGGCAACTATTGAAAAACATAAAATCAATACATTTTTAACATCACCAAAAACAATAAGATACCTTATAAAGAATGATCCAGATGCTAGTAAAATTAAGTCAAAATATGATTTATCAAGTTTAGTTTCAATTTGGACATCTGGCGAAGTTATTGAACAATCAATTCCTGAATATATTGaaagtaaattaaaatgtCGTTCATCAAATTTATACGGTCAAACTGAAAGTGGTTGTGcacttttatttaattataaaagaataattaCTAAACAGAATAATACACTAATTAATCCAAcaccatttttaaaaccatCAATATTTTCAGAGGATGGTATTGAATTACCAGAGAATCAAGTTGGTGAAGTTGCATTcaaattaccattaccaccaagTTTTGCAAcaacattttataaaaatgaattactTTATAAAAAGATGTTCAATAAATTTCCAGGTTATTATAATAGTGGTGATTTaggttttaaaaatgaaaatgattattatggTATAGTTTCAAGAGCAGATGATCAAATTAACAGTCGTGGCTTTTATGTtctattaaatgaaattgaaacatcaattttaaaacatccATTAGTTTTGGAATGTTGTTCAATTGGTATTCATCATCAAGATTTAGCCAATGTTCCAATTGgattattagttttaaatcaacaacaaccagataattcatcattatcatcatcatcatcatcatcattaattgatttaaaaaatcaaattaatgaaattattaaaaatgatatggATTATTATTCAGAATTATcgaaaattataattgttccacaattaccaaaaacaaaaactggTAAAATTCCTAGACaaatcatttcaaaatttttaaatgaaccaAACTATCAATTACTGGATAGTACATTTGATCGTAAAGTTTTTTACTCTATAAAAGAgttatatgaaaaaaatctttag
- the aslF gene encoding hypothetical protein: MFKLSDPFDYENDYNYSQINPISFWDEVAKKYVHWDKMYDKIYSSDGMYPDWFKGGELNTCYNVLDKNVKNPVKRDQNALIYECPFIKKTIKLTYFQLYEKVCEFSRVLLNLNISKNDTVLIFMANTLEPIIALLSCARIGATFSTLFDGYPVRSLIDRIDKLTPKLIITSNYGILNDEIITFTPNLKDAIQLSTFKPNHVITHFRNNEDIESNDSSIETIPIIPNTLDWDKEIQKIKDNNQKPFYEYVPVESNHPLSIYFSSGTTGNCKAIVRSNGGNLVGLVYSWFSCISKKDETVYFSHSSIGWISFHLGLFGSLVLGNTMVMFEGDIMKPIHYEHYLWETVEKHKINTFLTSPKTIRFLIKNDPDANKIKSKYDLSSLVSIWTSGEVIEQSIPEYIESKIKCRSSNLYGQTESGCALLFDYKRINSKQFKTLFKPTPFLKPLIFSEDGIELPENQVGEVAFKLPLPPSFATTFYKNELLYKKMFNKFPGYYNSGDLGFKNENDYYGIVSRADDQIKIGGFDVLLNDIETSILKHPLVLECCSIGIYHQDLANVPIGLLVLNQQQPDNSPSSSSSSSSSSSSSSSSSSSSSSSSSSSSSALSLSLIDIKNQINEIIENDIGFYSELTKIIFVPQLPKTKTGKIPRQIISKFLNEPNYQLKDSTCDREVFYSIKELYEK, from the exons atgtttaaattaaGTGACCCTTTCGATTATGAAAATGATTATAATTACTCTCAAATAAATCCAATTTCATTTTGGGACGAAGTTGCAAAAAAATATGTTCACTg ggataAAATGTATGATAAGATTTATAGTAGTGATGGAATGTATCCAGATTGGTTTAAAGGTGGAGAATTAAATACATGTTATAATGTTTTAgataaaaatgttaaaaatccTGTAAAAAGAGATCAAAATGCATTAATTTATGAATGTCCATTTATAaagaaaacaattaaattaacatattttcaattatacgAAAAAGTATGTGAATTTTCAAGagtacttttaaatttaaatatatcaaaaaatgatactgttttaatatttatggCAAATACATTAGAACCAATAATTGCATTGTTATCATGTGCTCGTATTGGTGCAACATTTTCAACTTTATTCGATGGTTATCCAGTTAGAAGTTTAATTGATAGAATTGATAAATTGACACCAAAACTAATTATAACATCAAATTAtggaattttaaatgatgaaattatcaCATTtacaccaaatttaaaagatgcAATCCAattatcaacttttaaaCCAAATCATGTTATTACTCATTTTAGaaataatgaagatattGAATCCAATGATAGTAGTATAGAAACCATACCAATCATACCAAATACATTAGATTGGGacaaagaaattcaaaaaataaaagacaACAATCAAAAACCATTCTATGAATATGTACCAGTAGAATCAAATCACCCATtaagtatttatttttcaagtGGTACAACTGGTAATTGTAAAGCAATTGTAAGAagtaatggtggtaatttaGTTGGACTGGTTTATAGTTGGTTTAGTTGTATTTCtaaaaaagatgaaacaGTTTACTTTTCACATTCAAGTATTGGATGgatttcatttcatttgGGATTATTTGGATCATTAGTACTTGGAAATACAATGGTGATGTTTGAAGGCGACATTATGAAACCAATTCATTATGAACATTATTTATGGGAAACTGTTGAAAAACATAAAATCAATACATTTTTAACATCACCAAAAACAATAAGATTCCTTATAAAGAATGATCCAGATGCTAATAAAATTAAGTCAAAATATGATTTATCAAGTTTAGTTTCAATTTGGACATCTGGCGAAGTTATTGAACAATCAATTCCTGAATATATtgaaagtaaaataaaatgtcgTTCATCAAATTTATACGGTCAAACTGAAAGTGGTTGTGCCCTTTTATTTGActataaaagaataaatagtAAACAGTTTAAAACACTATTTAAACCAAcaccatttttaaaaccattaatattttcagaGGATGGTATTGAATTACCAGAGAACCAAGTTGGTGAAGTTGCATTcaaattaccattaccaccaagTTTTGCAAcaacattttataaaaatgaattactTTATAAAAAGATGTTCAATAAATTTCCAGGTTATTATAATAGTGGTGATTTaggttttaaaaatgaaaatgattattatggTATAGTTTCAAGAGCAGatgatcaaattaaaattggtggtTTTGATGTTCTATTAAACGATATTGAaacatcaattttaaaacatccATTAGTTTTAGAATGTTGTTCAATTGGTATTTATCATCAAGATTTAGCCAATGTTCCAATTGgattattagttttaaatcaacaacaaccagataattcaccatcatcatcatcatcatcatcatcatcatcatcatcatcatcatcatcatcatcatcatcatcatcatcatcatcatcatcatcatcagcattatcattatctttaattgatataaaaaatcaaattaatgaaattattgaaaatgatattggTTTTTATTCAGAATTAACAAAAATCATATTTGTTCCACAATtaccaaaaacaaaaactggTAAAATTCCTAGACaaatcatttcaaaatttttaaatgaaccaaactatcaattaaaagatagTACATGTGATCGTGAAGTTTTTTACTCCATTAAAGagttatatgaaaaatga